The genomic segment TCCAATTTCAATAGAGGTGAGCTTAGAAATGGAGCGTTGGTCTTCAATAGAAAAGGTTCGAATGGAATCAATCTCTGTATCAAATAACTCAATTCGAATTGGATTCGCTGAAGTGATCGGATAGATATCAATAATTCCACCTCTAATACTAAATTCTCCAGGTGAAGAGACCATTTCAACCCGAGAATATCCCATAGAGATAAAGGTTCGAATAGCAGTTTCCAGATCCAAATCTTCTCCAAGTTTAAAGGAGAATTGATAGTTCTTCCATACTTCCTTTGGCGGTAGTAATTTTCGTAAACCTGGAATAGGAACAATCACAATTCCTTTGTTTGATTTCGACCAATGATTTAATACTTCCACACGTTGAGACCTTAACTCTGGGCTCGCTACACTTAATTCCGCAGCGATTAATTCATTAGCCGGATAGACGAATAGCTCTTCATCTGAGATGAAATTAGCTAGATCCTCTTGCAGCTTTTGTGCCTGTAATAAATTTGGTGTAACGATTAATATCGACTGACCTGTTTTTTCATATACTGAAGCAATTAACATCGACCGCGAAGAACCAGATAATCCCGATATTAACTGCTCTTTTAATCCTTCATCAATTCCTGTAATTAATGAGTGGACATCATCGTGTTTGGAAAACAGATTTTGCAAACCATTCACATTGGTCCCTCCTCTCTCTCGTACATCTGTAGGCTTTAGCCCTATGGTTGTATAAATTTAAACAAACGGAAAAATGCTTTGGATTCGGTCCAAAGCTCCCTTCCGCCTAATGGATGATATAATCATTTTGATGCAAATCTGGATTTTTTTGTAGTAGTTCGTAACAATCATCACAAATCGCTGAAACCTGAACATCTCCGGAAGAGTCATACACAATCATGTCCATGCGCTCTTCTTGGGTAAGTTTATTAAAACCCAGCTGTTCTGTATCCAGTACTTGTGCCTCAATTGTACCAAGTTTTGTTCCGCAATGGCTGCAATGATAGTGGAGAGCCATATATTTAACCCCCTATTGTCGCTTTACTAGTAGTATAAACCGAAAGAGGGGCTAAATATTCACAGCTATTTGTTTATCTTTTGTTCTTATTTTTATTTCTTAAGATTGATTATATTCATTCATGACCTGTACATATGACTGCTCAAGCCATGACTCACAAGCTAAGGCACTTTTCTCTATAGCTGCTTCTAAACTAACCCATTCTTCAGCAGAGAAGCGGTTTAACACATAATCAACTACAGGAATACGCCCCTCTGGCCGGCCAATCCCAATTCGGATCCGATTAAAATCCTGCGTTCCTAAGTGTGCAATCGTCGACTTGATTCCATTATGCCCGCCTGCACTTCCCTTTTGACGCAGACGAATCTTTCCAGCCGGCAGATCCAAGTCATCGTATATGACTACTAAGTCACTAATTTCCACTTTATAAAATTGTAATACAGCACCGATTGACTCTCCCGACAAGTTCATGTAAGTAAGAGGTTTTAGCAGCAAGACTTTTTCGCCTTTCACAGTACCGATTCCATAAATTCCTTTATGTTTAGCCTGATCTAGACGAATCGACCATTTATCTGCTAAATAATCAATTACCTCAAAACCCGCATTATGCCTGGTTTTTTCATATTGCTTTCCCGGATTACCCAGGCCAATGAAAATTTTCATACGTCACACTCCGTCAATCTGAAAAGTAAGTTCGAATACGTCCTCATTATTCTCTACAACAATAGACGTAACCAGGACGGTTACGTCTATTATAGCATGTTTTTTTTTAGTTACTTAGAGGTTTACGCTTCAGGAGAAGCTTCGCTTGCGTTCTCGCCCTCGTTTTCTGTTTCATCAACTTCTACTTCTTGACGAGGAGCAAGAACGGAAGCTAACACCTCTTCTTCATCATTTGCAATTTGGTATTTACCTTTAATATCAGCAATTGTCAGTGTATCACCGATTTCTAAACCAGTAACATCCACTTCAATTGATTCTGGAAGTTCTTTTGGTTTAGCTGTCACATTCAGTTCGTGAATAGATTGCTGCAAGACGCCGCCTTCTTTCACGCCTTTAGCGTCACCCACAAGTACAACACGGACCTGCGCTTCAATTTCTGTACCCATATCAACAATTAAAAAATCAGCATGAAAAACTTGATTTTTTATCGCATCTTTTTGATAATCTGATAACATGACATCATAGCTAGTACCCTCAACGTCTAGGGAAATGATACCGTTACGTCCTACTTCTTTTATAGTTTTAGAAAGATCTTTGCTATTTATAGTAATTGCTTTGCTTTCATTTTTATTCCCGTAGACTACAGCAGGAATATTTCCGTCGTTCCTTAGTTCCGTTAAGTTCGATCCTTTAAATTCAGTCCGTTCTCTTGCAGTTAATACGTTACTCATATATTCTCCGCCTCTCAATTCAAACATTTTTATATATCATCTCTTTTACAATGCCCTTTATAGATAGTTTCTAAACATCGGAGTCTGTTATGAGCCTGTTTTATATAACAAAAAAAAACGGCGGAATAGAATTCCAGCCGTTTTTTGTATTAATCAAATAATGTACTTACAGATTGCTCTTCGTGAACACGAACGATTGCTTCTCCAATAAGAGAGGCAACAGATAATTCAACGATTTTTGCTGTACGTTTTTCATCAGGTAAAGCGATGGTATTCGTAACAACAAGTTCTTTTATTTTGGAATTTTCAATTCGCTCAATAGCAGGTCCAGAAAGAACTGGGTGTGTACAACATGCATACACTTCTTTTGCTCCGTTTTCAACAAGAGCATTAGCCGCTAGCGTAATTGTTCCAGCTGTATCGATAATATCATCAATTAAGATAGCAGTCTTTCCTTCAATATTACCAACGATGTTCATCACTTCTACGACATTCGGACGCGGACGGCGTTTATCAATAATCGCAATCGGAGCTTTAAGACGATCAGCCAGTTTACGCGCGCGTGTAACTCCTCCATGATCCGGAGATACAATAACAAGGTCACTTAGGTTCTTAGCTTCAAAATAATCAGCTAAAATTGGAACTCCCATTAAATGATCAATTAAGATATCAAAGAAACCTTGAATTTGTGGTGCATGTAGATCCAATGTTATGACACGGTCAGCACCTGCTGTTTCCAGTAGATTTGCAACCAGCTTAGCTGTAATTGGTTCACGAGCACGAGCCTTGCGATCTTGACGGGCATATCCATAGTAAGGCATAACGATATTAATCGTTTTTGCAGATGCACGTTTCAAGGCATCAATCATAATCAACAATTCCATCAAATGTTCATTAACAGGCTGGCTGGTCGATTGAATGACGTATACGTCACATCCCCGAATGCTTTCTTCGATGTTAATTTGCACTTCACCGTCACTGAATTGTGATACTGAACATTTACCAAGTTCTACTCCAATTGCTTCAGCGATTTCCTGTGCTAATTTAAAATTTGAATTCAAAGAAAAAACTTTCAGGTTTGGATCTAAATACTGGTTTGACATGATGAACCTCCGTTGGGTTAATTGTTGAATTTCAGTTTATTAACGTAATCTTCTTTATTCGTTTGGCGGGCACGTGCAATAGCCATTGCTTTTCCTGGTACATCTTTTGTAATCGTAGAACCAGCAGCTATATATGCTCCTTCTCCAATAGCCACTGGAGCTACCAAATTAGAGTTGCATCCTACAAATACACCGTCGCCTATTTTAGTCAGATGTTTGTTCTTACCATCATAATTTACTGTTATGGAACCACAGCCTATATTAACATCTTCCCCAATTTCTGCATCTCCAATATAGCTCAAGTGAGACGCTTTACTGGCTTTACCGAATAAAGCTTTTTTGATTTCAACAAAATTGCCAATTTTAACCTTGTCTTTTATATCAGACTGAGGGCGAATGTGAGCAAACGGCCCAATATTGACATCTGAACCAATTGAACTGTCATGTGCTACAGATTGCTTCACTACTGAACGATTGCCAATTTGGACGTTTTTCAGTTCAGAATTAGGTCCGATTAAACAATCAGTGCCAATCTGAGTTTGACCTTGAATGACTGTTCCAGGGTATAGAATGGTATCCTGACCGATTATGACATCTGCATCCACATAAGTAGACGCGGGATCTATAATCGTAACCCCGTTGCTCATCAAGGATTCATTTATCCGTTTACGCATAATTTTTTCTGCCTCTGATAAAGCAATGCGGTCATTAACCCCCATTGTTTCATTAAAGTCATTCGTTTGATAAGCCGTCACGACTTCTCCTTGAGCTTTCAATATCTCAATAACATCCGGCAAATAGTACTCGCCTTGTACATTCTCATTGGATACCTTTTTCAAAGCATTGAATAGCGCCTCGTTATCGAAACAGTACGTTCCCGTATTAATTTCTTTGACTGTCAGTTCAGAATCATTTGCATCCTTGTGTTCAACAATCTTCTGAACCTGCCCTGATTCATTTCGGATTACTCTTCCATATCCGGCAGGATTGTCAGCAGCTGCAGTTAGAATCGTCGCTTTTGCATTAGCTTCTTCATGAATGCTGATCAGTGCTTCCATTGTTTCAGCCTTAATTAAAGGCGTGTCACCGCAAATAACAAGCGTTGTTCCGGCTTTCCCCGCTAAAATCTGTTCAGCCTGCATAACAGCGTGGGCTGTTCCTAATTGCTTATCTTGAAGGGCGTATTGAGAACTTGCCCCAAGTTGGTCTTGTACCAATTCAGCACCATGGCCAATAACGGTTACAATTTCTTCTGTACGAAGCTGCTTAACTTGGTCGACAACATGTTGTACCATTGGTTTCCCGCATACAGGGTGCAATACCTTGTAAAGCTTGGATTTCATTCTGGTACCTTGTCCTGCTGCCAATATAATTGCATAACGATTACTCATTACAGGCCTCCATTTAAGCTATTTATCCAATAAAAATATTATCGTATATACCACTAGTTTTCAAGGCAGGATGTAAAATACATATTTTTGTCAATTGTTTACACACAAAAGAAACTTGCTCAAACGTGTCGCAAGTATGTACACCTTCATTCCCTTTATCCTTATTATATACTGTTATGACCGTTTTTTTATATTTTTTCTACTTCTAGTTAAAAAAATTCGGGGTTTTTTCATGTTTTACAAGATATAGAACGGGGAATAGGAATGGAGGAATTTACTCACAATAAAAAGAGCCTTACTTGTGAAGTAGGCTCTTGATGCTAAACATTTCTTACACTATTAAGAAGCTCCTGCTCCTGCTTCTTCTAATTCAACTTCCAACTCTCCTAAACGATGGTACTCTGCTAGTACTGCTTCTTGGATTTTTCCTCGTGTTGAGGAATTGATAGGATGGGCGATGTCTCTAAATTCACCATCAGGTGTTCTTTTGCTCGGCATAGCTACGAATAAACCGTTATTGCCATCAATTACACGAATATCATGAACAACAAATTCATTGTCCAATGTTATTGAAGCAATCGCTCTCATTCTGCCATCTGTATTAACACGGCGCAATCTAACGTCAGTCACTTCCATTCTATTTCACCACCTTCACAAATTGTTAGAAACTTAAAGTACATATTCCACAAATTAATGTGAAATCCTTCTAAGAATTGTAAATTTTTTTGAAAAAAGATAGTTTTTTGTATTTATTGAAAGCGCTCTTACATTTAATATTTCTGTAAATGTTGATAGAACAGTCTTCCTACGACTTTTTGCCCAGTATCAGTTTTTTTCAAAAAAATGTGTCAGGCGATGATTTTTTTATTTTTTTGCATAAAAAAAACGCTCGTATTTATTTAACGAGCGCAATTACTTCTATTTCAATTAATGCATCTTTTGGGAGTCTTGAAACCTCAACACAAGAACGAGCAGGCTTATGTTCCGCAAAATATGTGCCGTAAACCTCATTTATCTGCGCAAAATCGTCCATGCTTTTTATAAATACCGTTGCCTTAATAACCTGTTCAAGTGATGAACCTGCCTCTTTCAATACAGCCTGCAAGTTGGAAAAGACCTGATGTGTTTGCTGCTGCACATCACCGTCTACCATCTGACCTGCTGCAGTTAAAGGAATTTGTCCAGAGCTATAAAAAAGATTGTTTACGATGATTCCTTGCGAGTATGGCCCAATTGCCGCGGGCGCCTCATTCGTGTGTATCGATTTCATAGTACATCCTCCTTATTAAAATGCTTCTTCTGTAAAATAGTTCCCTCTAGTAACATGAATTGTTTTATCCTTTTCATCCACATCAGATAACTTTATTAAAGAAATATACTCATCAACAAGACGTTCTTCAACGTGGTCTGATTCGACAAGAACGGCTATACCTGCCACCGTTGCTTTAAACTCTTCGAGCAAGCTGACCATCCCTTTGACGGTTCCGCCAGCTTTCATGAAGTCATCAATAATTAATACATTTGATGCTTCTGCTAAACTTCGTTTGGAAAGTACCATCGTCTGAATTCGTTTAGAAGATCCAGAAACATAATTGATACTAACAGTTGAACCTTCTGTCACCTTGTTATCGCGTCTAACGATAACCACGGGAACATTTAAATAATTTGCTACTGCATAAGCTAAAGGAATCCCTTTTGTTGCCATCGTCATGATCACATCAACTTTTTTCTTTGCATAAGCTGCAGCGATGATTCGGCCAATTTTATTTACAGTTTCTGGATTTCCTAATAAATCCGTCAAATATAAATAACCGCCTGGTAATAGTCGATTGGGACTGGTCATAACTCCGCACAATTCATCAATAAAAGCCACTGCTTCTTCTGGCTTTATCGAAACCATGTACCTTACCCCGCCCGCTGCACCAGGTACAGTATTTAACGAACCAATTCCCCTTACTTCGAAGGTTTCCTTGATGATAGCAAGATCCTCACTAATGGATGATTTTGCCGAACTATATCTTTCTGCAAATAAGGTCAAAGGCACGAGACGACCAGGATGCTCCAGCAAGTAATTAGTCATATCGATCAGCCTTTCGCTCCGGCGAAACTTCATCCTTCTACCTCCTGTCTTAAATCCGAATATTTTACTGTACTATACCACTATTATCCGTCTTTATTCAATGGTATTACGGTCACCAAGCATTCTAACCGCATAGACTTGATCACAAAATCCTCTTAACCCATTATAAATCCGCTGCATTCTTGACTCATGCTCGACCAACCCAAAAACAGTAGGGCCGCTGCCGCTCATTAAGACAGCATCTGCACCAAAGGTTCTCATCTGCTCTTTAATATTAGCTACCTCTGGATATAAAGGGAGCGTAACATCTTCAAGAACATTTCCAAGGCCGCTGCATACATTTGCGTAATTCCCCTCTTCTAATGCCCCTATCATGCCTTTGACATTAGGATGGGTCATTTGAGATAGCTGTAACCTCTTGTATACGTCTGCAGTAGATACACCGAGTGTTGGTTTCGCTAAAATCACCCAACATTTAGGAGGAACAGGCAAGTGTGTAATTATCTCGCCTCTTCCTTGTGCAAGAGCTGTGCCTCCATAGACACAAAACGACACATCCGATCCAATCTCAGCTCCGAGTACTGCCAGCTCATCAAGAGATAAATTAAGCTTCCATAGTCTATTTAATCCTCTCAATGTGGCAGCTGCATCGCTGCTTCCTCCAGCTAAACCCGCTGCAACAGGAACATTTTTTTCAATACCGATCGATACACCTTGATTTATGCCAAATCGTTCTTTTAATAAATAAGCCGCTTGATAAGCTAGATTTCGTTGATCATCTGGAACAAATCGATTATGTGAAAGAATCTCAATCTGATTACCACGGATTTCTTTCAGCTCAATTCTATCCGCAAGGTCGACCGTCGTCATAACCATCTCCACCTCATGGTATCCATCAGGCCGCTTAAAAAGGACATCCAGCGCCAAATTTATCTTAGCTGGGGCTTTCTCCATAAGCTTCAATATTTCCACCTACTTTACGTTCTTGAAAG from the Peribacillus sp. FSL H8-0477 genome contains:
- a CDS encoding 50S ribosomal protein L25/general stress protein Ctc; protein product: MSNVLTARERTEFKGSNLTELRNDGNIPAVVYGNKNESKAITINSKDLSKTIKEVGRNGIISLDVEGTSYDVMLSDYQKDAIKNQVFHADFLIVDMGTEIEAQVRVVLVGDAKGVKEGGVLQQSIHELNVTAKPKELPESIEVDVTGLEIGDTLTIADIKGKYQIANDEEEVLASVLAPRQEVEVDETENEGENASEASPEA
- the purR gene encoding pur operon repressor, producing MKFRRSERLIDMTNYLLEHPGRLVPLTLFAERYSSAKSSISEDLAIIKETFEVRGIGSLNTVPGAAGGVRYMVSIKPEEAVAFIDELCGVMTSPNRLLPGGYLYLTDLLGNPETVNKIGRIIAAAYAKKKVDVIMTMATKGIPLAYAVANYLNVPVVIVRRDNKVTEGSTVSINYVSGSSKRIQTMVLSKRSLAEASNVLIIDDFMKAGGTVKGMVSLLEEFKATVAGIAVLVESDHVEERLVDEYISLIKLSDVDEKDKTIHVTRGNYFTEEAF
- the pth gene encoding aminoacyl-tRNA hydrolase, whose product is MKIFIGLGNPGKQYEKTRHNAGFEVIDYLADKWSIRLDQAKHKGIYGIGTVKGEKVLLLKPLTYMNLSGESIGAVLQFYKVEISDLVVIYDDLDLPAGKIRLRQKGSAGGHNGIKSTIAHLGTQDFNRIRIGIGRPEGRIPVVDYVLNRFSAEEWVSLEAAIEKSALACESWLEQSYVQVMNEYNQS
- the ispE gene encoding 4-(cytidine 5'-diphospho)-2-C-methyl-D-erythritol kinase, yielding MKLMEKAPAKINLALDVLFKRPDGYHEVEMVMTTVDLADRIELKEIRGNQIEILSHNRFVPDDQRNLAYQAAYLLKERFGINQGVSIGIEKNVPVAAGLAGGSSDAAATLRGLNRLWKLNLSLDELAVLGAEIGSDVSFCVYGGTALAQGRGEIITHLPVPPKCWVILAKPTLGVSTADVYKRLQLSQMTHPNVKGMIGALEEGNYANVCSGLGNVLEDVTLPLYPEVANIKEQMRTFGADAVLMSGSGPTVFGLVEHESRMQRIYNGLRGFCDQVYAVRMLGDRNTIE
- a CDS encoding ribose-phosphate diphosphokinase; its protein translation is MSNQYLDPNLKVFSLNSNFKLAQEIAEAIGVELGKCSVSQFSDGEVQINIEESIRGCDVYVIQSTSQPVNEHLMELLIMIDALKRASAKTINIVMPYYGYARQDRKARAREPITAKLVANLLETAGADRVITLDLHAPQIQGFFDILIDHLMGVPILADYFEAKNLSDLVIVSPDHGGVTRARKLADRLKAPIAIIDKRRPRPNVVEVMNIVGNIEGKTAILIDDIIDTAGTITLAANALVENGAKEVYACCTHPVLSGPAIERIENSKIKELVVTNTIALPDEKRTAKIVELSVASLIGEAIVRVHEEQSVSTLFD
- a CDS encoding RidA family protein; protein product: MKSIHTNEAPAAIGPYSQGIIVNNLFYSSGQIPLTAAGQMVDGDVQQQTHQVFSNLQAVLKEAGSSLEQVIKATVFIKSMDDFAQINEVYGTYFAEHKPARSCVEVSRLPKDALIEIEVIALVK
- a CDS encoding anti-sigma-F factor Fin family protein; this encodes MALHYHCSHCGTKLGTIEAQVLDTEQLGFNKLTQEERMDMIVYDSSGDVQVSAICDDCYELLQKNPDLHQNDYIIH
- the spoVG gene encoding septation regulator SpoVG produces the protein MEVTDVRLRRVNTDGRMRAIASITLDNEFVVHDIRVIDGNNGLFVAMPSKRTPDGEFRDIAHPINSSTRGKIQEAVLAEYHRLGELEVELEEAGAGAS
- the glmU gene encoding bifunctional UDP-N-acetylglucosamine diphosphorylase/glucosamine-1-phosphate N-acetyltransferase GlmU, yielding MSNRYAIILAAGQGTRMKSKLYKVLHPVCGKPMVQHVVDQVKQLRTEEIVTVIGHGAELVQDQLGASSQYALQDKQLGTAHAVMQAEQILAGKAGTTLVICGDTPLIKAETMEALISIHEEANAKATILTAAADNPAGYGRVIRNESGQVQKIVEHKDANDSELTVKEINTGTYCFDNEALFNALKKVSNENVQGEYYLPDVIEILKAQGEVVTAYQTNDFNETMGVNDRIALSEAEKIMRKRINESLMSNGVTIIDPASTYVDADVIIGQDTILYPGTVIQGQTQIGTDCLIGPNSELKNVQIGNRSVVKQSVAHDSSIGSDVNIGPFAHIRPQSDIKDKVKIGNFVEIKKALFGKASKASHLSYIGDAEIGEDVNIGCGSITVNYDGKNKHLTKIGDGVFVGCNSNLVAPVAIGEGAYIAAGSTITKDVPGKAMAIARARQTNKEDYVNKLKFNN